One genomic region from Uloborus diversus isolate 005 chromosome 2, Udiv.v.3.1, whole genome shotgun sequence encodes:
- the LOC129235183 gene encoding F-box/WD repeat-containing protein 1A-like gives MEIPMMSEDITLTAQSAVTNLFTNFKESSPDFASECEMCLQYFEKWNEAEQIEFVELLLTKMLHHQHSHVSSFLRPMLRRDFISLLPKKGLDHVAENILSYLDAKSLCAAELVCKEWYQVISEGMLWKKLIERRVRTDTLWRGLMERRGWIKYLFKPSPGEPHPDHMFYRRLYPKIIQDIENIETNWRCGRHTLKRINCQSENSKGVYCVQYDDYKIVSGLRDNTIKIWDRNSLECIQVLTGHTGSVLCLQYDERVIISGSSDSTVRVWDVKTGELINTLIHHCEAVLHLRFNNGMMVTCSKDRSITVWNMVSPSEITIQRVLVGHRAAVNVVDFDEKYIVSASGDRTIKVWNTSTCEFVRTLNGHKRGIACLQYRDRLVVSGSSDNTIRLWDIESGACLRTLEGHKELVRCIQFDNKRIVSGAYDGKIKVWDLAAALDPRAPAGTLCLRTSVEHSGRVFRLQFDDFQIVSSSHDDTILIWDFLNGTPPETPAMTLRSPSRTYTYVPK, from the coding sequence atggaaattccCATGATGTCTGAAGATATTACTCTCACAGCGCAATCTGCTGTGACTAATTTATTTACTAACTTTAAAGAGTCATCTCCTGATTTTGCTAGTGAGTGTGAAATGTGTTTGCAGTACTTTGAAAAATGGAACGAAGCAGAGCAGATCGAATTTGTGGAACTTCTTTTAACAAAAATGCTGCATCACCAGCACAGTCATGTAAGTTCCTTTTTAAGACCAATGCTTCGTAGAGATTTTATTTCGCTTCTACCCAAAAAAGGCTTAGATCATGTTGCGGAGAATATTTTGTCCTACTTAGATGCTAAATCGCTTTGCGCTGCCGAGTTAGTTTGTAAAGAATGGTATCAAGTTATCTCAGAAGGAATGCTCTGGAAGAAATTAATTGAAAGACGTGTACGAACTGATACATTATGGAGAGGCTTGATGGAGCGCCGAGGTTGgatcaaatatttattcaaacCATCACCAGGTGAACCTCATCCTGATCATATGTTTTACAGACGCTTATATCCAAAAATTATTCAAGACATTGAAAACATAGAAACTAATTGGCGATGTGGTAGACATACTTTAAAACGAATAAATTGCCAAAGTGAAAACAGCAAGGGAGTATATTGTGTGCAATATGATGATTACAAGATCGTTAGTGGTTTGCGAGACAATACAATCAAAATATGGGATCGGAACTCCCTTGAGTGCATTCAAGTACTTACAGGCCACACTGGTTCAGTATTGTGCCTTCAATATGATGAAAGAGTTATAATTAGTGGTTCGAGTGATTCCACGGTACGAGTGTGGGATGTTAAAACAGGAGAACTCATTAATACTTTGATACATCACTGTGAAGCTGTGCTCCATCTACGTTTTAATAATGGTATGATGGTAACTTGCTCCAAAGATCGCTCCATTACAGTGTGGAATATGGTTTCGCCGTCAGAAATAACTATCCAGCGTGTGCTAGTTGGTCATAGAGCTGCTGTAAATGTTGTTGACTTTGATGAAAAATACATAGTTTCAGCATCGGGTGATAGAACAATCAAGGTGTGGAATACTTCAACTTGTGAGTTTGTCCGCACTCTGAATGGTCATAAAAGAGGCATCGCATGTCTCCAATACAGAGACAGATTGGTTGTGAGTGGAAGTTCCGATAACACCATACGGTTATGGGATATTGAAAGTGGTGCTTGCTTAAGAACACTAGAAGGTCATAAAGAGCTAGTGAGATGTATTCAATTTGATAATAAACGAATTGTCAGTGGAGCATACGATGGAAAAATCAAGGTGTGGGACCTAGCTGCTGCGTTGGATCCTCGTGCTCCTGCAGGAACCTTATGTCTTCGCACGTCGGTTGAACATTCAGGACGTGTTTTCAGATTGcagtttgatgactttcaaattgtTAGTAGCTCTCATGATGACACTATTTTAATATGGGATTTCTTGAATGGAACTCCTCCCGAGACCCCTGCCATGACTCTTAGGTCTCCGTCTAGAACGTATACTTATGTTCCAAAGTGA